A section of the Flavobacterium ardleyense genome encodes:
- a CDS encoding TatD family hydrolase, with amino-acid sequence MNLIDTHVHIYSEEYDADRAQMMVRAADAGISKFVIPAIDSEATPKMYALEQEYPGKVHLMMGLHPTYVKPENYLEELAHVERELASRKFVAVGEIGIDLFWDQSTLAIQQEAFKRQIQLAKKYKLPINIHCRSAFDEVFEVLEQERSDELFGIFHCFTGTFEQAQQAISLNMKLGIGGVATFKNGKIDQFLNQIPLSNIVLETDGPYLAPVPYRGKRNESSYLKEVVAKLALIYNVAEEEIALATTNNACEVYSI; translated from the coding sequence ATGAATTTGATTGATACGCATGTGCATATTTATAGTGAGGAGTATGATGCCGATAGAGCGCAAATGATGGTACGTGCTGCAGATGCTGGTATCTCTAAATTTGTGATTCCTGCGATTGACTCTGAAGCAACTCCCAAAATGTATGCGCTAGAACAAGAATATCCCGGAAAGGTACATTTAATGATGGGATTGCATCCTACTTATGTAAAACCGGAAAACTACCTCGAAGAGCTCGCACATGTGGAGCGAGAATTGGCAAGTAGAAAATTTGTGGCTGTAGGCGAAATAGGGATTGATCTTTTTTGGGATCAAAGCACTTTGGCAATTCAGCAGGAAGCTTTTAAAAGACAAATTCAGCTAGCAAAAAAATACAAACTTCCGATAAATATCCATTGTCGAAGTGCTTTTGACGAAGTTTTTGAGGTGCTAGAGCAGGAGAGAAGTGATGAATTATTCGGAATTTTTCATTGCTTTACAGGAACTTTTGAACAAGCGCAACAAGCAATTTCTCTAAATATGAAACTCGGAATTGGCGGCGTGGCTACTTTTAAAAACGGAAAAATCGACCAATTTCTGAATCAAATTCCACTATCCAACATCGTCCTTGAAACTGACGGACCTTATTTAGCGCCAGTGCCGTACCGTGGGAAGCGCAACGAAAGCAGTTACTTGAAGGAGGTCGTTGCAAAATTGGCATTGATTTATAATGTAGCGGAAGAGGAAATTGCACTTGCTACAACAAATAACGCTTGTGAAGTCTATAGCATTTAA
- a CDS encoding 1-acyl-sn-glycerol-3-phosphate acyltransferase — translation MSKFDTIRPFSDTEVNEGIKSSMHHPMMKALMNFSFPGTPDEEWKAQLLKTHSIRDFQCNFIYQSLQQVLQKSSEGLSTSGFDKLDKNTSYLYISNHRDIILDTSLLNMCLFDHGLIMTASAIGDNLVQKSFIKTLARLNRNFLVQRGLSPREMLASSKLLAEYIGHLITEENRSVWIAQREGRTKDGNDSTHQGVLKMLGMGNTEGLDIMQYFRKLKIVPVSISYEYDPTDALKMPQIIAEAKKEVYVKNQNEDFENLLSGVMGQKKHIHIHLGDVLDIELDEVAAEESSSNKQIQALAGKIDDAILRNYRLWPTNFIAYDIVNKTEKYSDRYRDEEKGIFERRMMLRINEDNPIELAAFLAMYANPVVNKEKYGDV, via the coding sequence ATGTCTAAATTTGATACGATTCGCCCTTTCTCTGACACAGAAGTCAATGAGGGTATTAAATCTTCTATGCACCATCCGATGATGAAAGCATTGATGAATTTTAGTTTTCCAGGAACGCCAGATGAGGAATGGAAAGCACAGTTGCTGAAAACACATTCTATACGCGATTTCCAATGTAATTTTATCTACCAATCGCTACAGCAAGTTTTACAAAAAAGCTCCGAAGGCCTTAGTACTTCTGGTTTTGATAAACTTGATAAAAATACTTCTTACCTCTATATCTCCAATCACAGAGATATTATCCTTGATACTTCACTGCTTAATATGTGTCTTTTTGATCACGGATTAATTATGACGGCTTCGGCAATCGGCGATAATCTGGTTCAGAAATCCTTTATAAAAACATTGGCTCGATTAAATCGAAATTTCCTTGTACAGCGAGGATTATCGCCGAGAGAAATGTTGGCAAGTTCAAAATTATTGGCTGAATACATAGGTCATTTAATTACCGAAGAAAATCGGTCAGTATGGATTGCACAGCGTGAAGGCCGTACCAAAGATGGAAATGATTCAACTCATCAAGGTGTTTTGAAAATGCTGGGAATGGGAAATACCGAAGGTTTGGATATTATGCAATATTTCCGAAAGCTGAAAATTGTTCCGGTGAGTATTTCGTATGAATATGATCCGACCGATGCTCTAAAAATGCCGCAGATTATAGCTGAGGCCAAAAAAGAAGTGTACGTTAAAAACCAAAACGAAGATTTCGAAAATCTTTTGAGTGGTGTAATGGGTCAGAAGAAGCACATTCATATTCATTTAGGAGATGTCCTAGATATTGAATTAGATGAGGTTGCTGCTGAAGAATCAAGTTCAAACAAGCAGATTCAGGCATTGGCAGGAAAAATTGACGATGCTATTTTGAGAAATTATAGATTGTGGCCTACAAATTTTATCGCCTACGATATTGTAAATAAAACCGAAAAATATTCCGATCGTTACAGAGACGAGGAGAAAGGTATTTTTGAGCGTCGTATGATGTTACGAATAAATGAAGACAATCCAATTGAGCTTGCTGCTTTTCTAGCAATGTATGCCAATCCAGTGGTTAATAAAGAGAAATACGGCGATGTCTAA
- a CDS encoding asparaginase: MSKPTVLLIYTGGTIGMMKDFATGALKAFDFDQLLDKIPELHLLDCEIATYSFETPIDSSNMNPQQWIRIAAVIEENYEKYDAFVVLHGSDTMSYSASALSFMLENLSKPVIFTGSQLPIGDLRTDAKENLITAIQVATLREGDSSILQEVALYFEYKLYRGNRSSKINAEHFNAFASPNYPCLAESGVHLKVGNEFLLKADKTQSLIVRTSINEDVAIIKLFPGINETIFAGMVSIPGLKGVVLETYGSGNAPTERWFTDTLKDAISRGIHIVNVTQCSGGSVNMGQYETSTMLKELGVISGKDITTEAAITKLMYLLGQQIPAADFKDIFETPLRGELTK; encoded by the coding sequence ATGTCTAAACCTACAGTACTTCTTATTTATACCGGCGGTACCATTGGGATGATGAAGGATTTTGCCACCGGCGCACTCAAGGCATTCGACTTTGATCAGCTGCTGGATAAAATACCCGAATTGCATTTATTGGACTGTGAGATAGCTACTTATTCTTTTGAAACTCCAATCGATTCCTCCAATATGAATCCGCAACAGTGGATTCGGATTGCAGCGGTAATCGAGGAGAATTATGAAAAGTACGACGCCTTTGTAGTATTGCACGGCTCCGATACGATGTCATATTCCGCATCAGCATTGAGTTTTATGCTGGAGAATCTGAGCAAACCAGTAATTTTCACGGGATCTCAGTTGCCAATTGGAGATTTGCGCACTGATGCCAAAGAAAATCTGATTACGGCGATTCAAGTTGCTACTTTGAGAGAAGGAGATTCTTCTATTTTGCAGGAAGTAGCTTTGTATTTTGAATATAAATTATACCGCGGAAATCGAAGTAGTAAAATCAATGCTGAGCATTTTAATGCATTTGCATCACCTAACTATCCGTGTCTTGCCGAATCTGGCGTTCACTTGAAAGTGGGGAATGAATTTCTTTTAAAGGCAGATAAAACGCAGTCATTAATTGTCCGCACATCTATAAATGAAGATGTTGCAATCATCAAATTGTTCCCAGGAATTAATGAGACGATTTTTGCGGGTATGGTATCAATTCCGGGACTTAAAGGCGTTGTTTTGGAAACCTACGGATCTGGAAATGCACCTACAGAAAGGTGGTTTACCGACACATTGAAGGATGCGATTTCGCGAGGAATTCACATTGTAAATGTCACGCAATGCAGCGGCGGTAGTGTGAATATGGGTCAGTATGAAACCTCTACGATGCTCAAGGAGTTGGGAGTCATTTCGGGTAAAGATATTACCACAGAAGCAGCAATCACAAAGCTTATGTACTTATTAGGACAGCAAATTCCAGCAGCCGATTTCAAAGATATTTTCGAAACTCCCCTTCGTGGTGAGCTAACGAAATAA
- a CDS encoding DUF4494 domain-containing protein, whose product MSNIWYECKVKYRKLEESGAQKIISEPYLVDALSYTEAESRITEEMSAYISEEFKITNIKMANYAEIHPFENADRWFKSKVSLIAFDEESGKERKTSMYLLVQANDVKEAYDNTVSVMKGTMGDYTIPAITESPILDVFPYFSGDENELEQLEKFNALKASKPEAVEVEDHMEFVTEEQEA is encoded by the coding sequence ATGAGCAATATTTGGTACGAATGCAAAGTAAAATATAGAAAATTAGAAGAGTCTGGCGCACAAAAGATTATTAGTGAACCGTATTTGGTAGACGCTTTATCATACACCGAAGCTGAGAGTAGAATTACCGAAGAAATGTCGGCATATATAAGTGAGGAGTTTAAAATCACGAATATCAAGATGGCTAATTACGCGGAGATTCATCCGTTTGAAAATGCTGATCGTTGGTTTAAATCGAAAGTTTCTTTGATTGCATTTGACGAAGAAAGTGGTAAAGAGCGCAAAACGAGCATGTATTTGCTTGTTCAAGCCAACGACGTGAAGGAAGCTTATGACAATACTGTTAGCGTCATGAAAGGCACAATGGGCGACTATACGATTCCGGCAATTACCGAATCGCCAATTCTTGACGTATTTCCGTACTTCTCTGGAGACGAAAATGAATTAGAACAACTAGAGAAATTCAATGCTCTGAAAGCTTCAAAACCGGAGGCGGTAGAAGTTGAAGATCACATGGAGTTTGTGACGGAAGAGCAAGAAGCTTAA
- a CDS encoding SRPBCC family protein: protein MQSGIFKSFKHQHLFSEEQNETVMTDIFEYQSPFGILGKLADKLFLKMYMTQLLEKRNQTIKVFAESNRWEEVLSK, encoded by the coding sequence ATGCAAAGTGGAATTTTTAAATCTTTCAAACATCAACACCTATTTTCTGAAGAGCAAAATGAAACAGTGATGACTGACATTTTTGAGTATCAATCTCCATTCGGAATTTTAGGAAAACTTGCCGACAAACTATTCCTCAAAATGTATATGACACAACTCCTAGAAAAGAGAAATCAAACAATTAAAGTTTTTGCGGAATCAAATCGTTGGGAAGAAGTACTTTCAAAGTAA
- a CDS encoding alpha/beta hydrolase-fold protein, translating to MKIFLFLSFLLLTMPISAQESYSKLTAQASNIVKSQDSLNYGQASKQFQEAFAKYPDSIKDTDFYYASILYSELKELDKAFRYLTPLVAKETDDEGFPGWTFVLDSYAQDDYKNLLTDPRWTELTKSASIAKNQFFEKLDAQQTEFFDTKAEFKMHGSAEELYQHLKNFNPYKQKHQQNYSISFKVNDTLITSYLVHLPANYNPKKKYSALIFLHGAVRFTNFAEYQIAQQVLGYGNKFLTKHGDLNDQILIFPSADKKFNWMTADAGFYIVPEIVKQLKSALNIDDNKVFVTGHSNGATGSFSYAIKQPTQFAGFYGFNTFPKVFTGGTFINNILNRSFLNFSTDQDYYYPPNANDTLNKVMATIKADYKDYRYNGFPHWFPDFEASEPAFKILFADLKSRERNPFPKRLEWEFDDDKYGAVDWLSEIRLDTLQTRKPWHQNLNFEIKKRLKYDDKDVLVEYEVDEKAFDFPRKSGKIIAEYQDNTFKIQTSCISSFTILISPEMVNLKKKVKIYLNGKIYKKVKIDAEKAFIIQNYQENKDRAQIWVNEVEVKVLYN from the coding sequence ATGAAGATATTTTTATTTTTATCATTCTTGTTGTTGACGATGCCAATTAGTGCCCAAGAATCCTATTCTAAACTTACTGCCCAAGCAAGTAATATCGTAAAATCGCAAGATTCTTTAAATTACGGCCAAGCATCAAAACAGTTTCAAGAAGCTTTTGCAAAATATCCAGACAGCATCAAAGACACGGATTTTTATTACGCTTCAATTTTGTATTCGGAGTTGAAAGAACTGGACAAAGCTTTTAGATATCTCACTCCATTAGTAGCAAAGGAAACGGATGATGAGGGATTTCCGGGCTGGACTTTCGTATTGGACAGCTATGCTCAAGATGATTACAAAAATCTGCTAACTGACCCAAGATGGACCGAGCTGACAAAATCTGCCAGTATAGCTAAAAATCAATTTTTCGAAAAACTTGATGCTCAGCAAACGGAATTTTTTGATACTAAGGCAGAATTTAAAATGCATGGATCTGCGGAGGAACTGTATCAGCACTTAAAAAACTTCAACCCTTATAAGCAAAAACATCAGCAGAATTATTCGATTTCCTTTAAAGTAAATGATACTTTAATTACTTCTTATTTGGTACATCTACCAGCAAACTACAATCCCAAGAAGAAATATTCGGCATTAATTTTTCTGCATGGAGCAGTGCGTTTTACAAATTTTGCCGAATATCAGATTGCACAGCAAGTTTTAGGTTACGGAAATAAATTTTTGACCAAACATGGCGATTTGAATGATCAAATTCTGATTTTTCCAAGCGCGGACAAAAAATTTAATTGGATGACCGCGGATGCAGGATTTTATATTGTTCCTGAAATTGTCAAGCAACTAAAGTCAGCACTAAATATTGATGATAATAAAGTTTTTGTCACCGGGCATTCTAATGGAGCTACCGGATCTTTTTCTTACGCTATAAAGCAACCTACACAGTTTGCTGGTTTTTATGGATTTAATACTTTTCCGAAAGTTTTTACAGGAGGTACTTTTATCAACAATATTCTTAACCGATCTTTTCTAAACTTCTCAACCGACCAAGATTACTACTATCCTCCAAATGCAAATGATACTCTAAATAAAGTAATGGCTACAATTAAAGCTGATTACAAAGATTATCGATACAACGGTTTTCCGCACTGGTTTCCTGATTTTGAGGCGTCCGAACCCGCTTTCAAAATTCTATTTGCAGATCTAAAATCAAGAGAGAGAAATCCATTTCCCAAAAGATTGGAGTGGGAATTTGATGATGACAAATACGGCGCTGTTGACTGGCTAAGCGAGATTAGACTAGACACTCTGCAGACTAGAAAACCGTGGCATCAGAATCTGAATTTTGAGATAAAAAAGCGTCTAAAATATGACGACAAAGATGTTTTGGTCGAGTATGAAGTAGATGAGAAAGCTTTTGATTTTCCTCGAAAGTCGGGTAAAATAATCGCAGAATATCAAGACAACACTTTTAAAATTCAAACATCTTGTATATCTTCTTTTACCATTTTGATATCTCCTGAAATGGTTAATCTAAAAAAGAAAGTCAAGATTTATTTGAACGGAAAAATATACAAAAAGGTGAAAATTGATGCTGAAAAAGCATTTATAATCCAGAATTATCAAGAGAATAAAGATCGTGCTCAGATTTGGGTCAACGAAGTGGAGGTGAAAGTTCTATATAATTAA